A single genomic interval of Alligator mississippiensis isolate rAllMis1 chromosome 15, rAllMis1, whole genome shotgun sequence harbors:
- the GIPR gene encoding gastric inhibitory polypeptide receptor isoform X1: MWLAVALALLWAALMEAGGVERSAADTVVAWREYRQECERRLRDQPPALGLVCNRTFDMYACWDDATPNTTARVPCPWYLPWHHHVRDGSVLRRCGPDGRWVAEPGGPPWHDNAQCEAPAPELPLQHQAWLLERGRLVYTAGYSLSLAALLLALLPLLACRRLRCTRNRIHAQLFGSFVLRAAAVLARDELLRRLLARPPRPPGAPPALPGQAVASCRLAQVLTQYGVGANHCWLLAEGLHLHALLALRGTEDGRLPAYLLLGWGECPRRAARLHQGRPRRPSPALTAAPAGTPVLFVGPWAVVRYLYENTQCWERIDNRAHWWIVRCPLLLAVLVNFVLFVRILRVLGAKLRAPHGRCPDYKLRLARSTLTLVPLLGSHELLFALLPEAPRGALRFARLFLHLFLSSFQGLLVSVLYCFLNKEVQAELRRQWQRCQLGRSLQRARGRGRGCRHGPGCGCGRGPGTPARLRPAGGQEEPAPGAGGPPGAELSESTC; this comes from the exons CGGCGGCGGACACGGTGGTGGCGTGGCGAGAGTATCGGCAGGAGTGCGAGCGACGCCTGCGGGACCAGCCCCCGGCCCTGG GGCTCGTGTGCAACCGCACGTTTGATATGTACGCCTGCTGGGACGACGCCACGCCCAACACCACGGCCcgggtgccctgcccctggtacCTGCCCTGGCACCACCACG TGCGGGACGGATCCGTGCTGCGCCGCTGCGGCCCCGACGGGCGCTGGGTCGCGGAGCCGGGGGGGCCGCCCTGGCACGACAACGCGCAGTGCGAAGCCCCCGCCCCCGAGCTGCCCCTGCAG caCCAGGCCTGGCTGCTGGAGCGCGGGCGCCTCGTCTACACCGCGGGCTACTCGCTGTCTCTGGCCGCGCTGCTCCTGGCGCTGCTGCCGCTGCTCGCCTGCAG GCGGCTCCGCTGCACCCGCAACCGCATCCACGCGCAGCTCTTCGGCTCCTTCGTGCTCCGCGCCGCTGCCGTCCTGGCCCGCGACGAGCTGCTGCGGCGCCTCCTCGCGCGCCCCCCGCGGCCCCCGGGCGCCCCCCCCGCGCTGCCGGGCCAG GCCGTGGCCAGCTGCCGCCTGGCGCAGGTGCTGACCCAGTACGGGGTGGGCGCcaaccactgctggctgctggccGAGGGGCTGCACCTCCACGCGCTGCTGGCGCTGCGGGGCACCGAGGACGGCCGCCTGCCCGCctacctgctgctgggctggggtgagtgcccgCGGCGGGCGGCGCGTCTACACCAGGGCCGCCCGCGCCGGCCcagccccgcactcaccgccGCCCCCGCAGGGACCCCGGTGCTGTTCGTGGGCCCCTGGGCCGTGGTGCGGTACCTCTACGAGAACACGCA gtgctgggagcGGATCGACAACCGCGCGCACTGGTGGATCGTgcgctgccccctcctgctggccGTGCTG gtgAACTTCGTGCTGTTCGTGCGCATCCTGCGGGTGCTCGGGGCCAAGCTGCGGGCGCCGCACGGGCGCTGCCCCGACTACAAGCTGCG GCTGGCCCGCTCGACGCTGACGCTGGTGCCGCTGCTCGGCAGCCACGAGCTGCTGTTCGCGCTCCTGCCCGAGGCGCCGCGCGGGGCCCTGCGCTTCGCGCGCCTCTTCCTGCACCTCTTCCTCAGCTCCTTCCAG GGGCTGCTCGTCAGCGTCCTCTACTGCTTCCTCAACAAGGAG GTGCAGGCCGAGCTGCggcggcagtggcagcggtgCCAGCTGGGCCGGAGCCTGcagcgggcgcggggccggggccggggctgcaggcACGGGCCAGGCTGCGGCTGCGGCCGCGGCCCCGGGACCCCGGCCCGGCTGCGGCCCGCGGGGGGCCAGGAGGAGCCGGCGCCCGGCGCCGGGGGCCCGCCCGGGGCCGAGCTCTCCGAGAGCACCTGCTAG
- the FBXO46 gene encoding F-box only protein 46 translates to MDPGAFPHIQLWCPRPFGTYSQNKPCQAAPARRPFCRAKEDGAEAESCSENTPPAPAPAPPPGSPGAGPVEEGRVLLDTWYVIKPGNTKEKIAFFVAHQCSSSRASTMKVKGHWGSDSSKAKRRRRSHDPSKAKATEATCPEPPPPPPPPEPGTADTDLLSVAEMVALVEQRAALALQSCPRACPPSVPGPMVFVASEQEAGSAERRAGTDCRRVAEAVARLESRERERQNGCGPGEVRIAFRISSTRDPRAAPDQGAGARPSCMFVGCSAPAARAKDKITCDLYQLISPSRDALPTNVDFLLAAAAASPKAEGPPEAPSGDAGGREAPVGPGKAELGVGEKSVGRDCMAGFHVDVVVTGVVDECVFFGKDSTKNMKEETVCLVAGPEALGEDPPPGQLFFLHSPEDTRAPDVGGTDGAPERGSGAGAPDSAPPGDPSLCRLYRHVSHDFLEIRFKIQRLLEPRQYMLLLPEHVMVKIFAYLPTRSLAALKCSCHYFKSLIETFGIQATDSRWTRDPLYRDDPCKQCRKRYEKGDVSLCRWHPKPYHHDLPYGRSYWMCCRRPDKEAPGCRVGLHDNHWVQPCLARDRDRDRGGGHREDAR, encoded by the coding sequence ATGGACCCCGGCGCCTTCCCCCACAtccagctgtggtgcccccggCCCTTCGGCACCTACTCGCAGAACAAGCCGTGCCAGGCGGCTCCCGCCCGCAGACCCTTCTGCCGTGCCAAGGAGGACGGGGCAGAGGCCGAGTCCTGCTCGGAGAACACCCCCCCGGCGCCCGCGCCTGCGCCCCCGCCCGGCTCCCCGGGGGCCGGCCCGGTGGAGGAGGGCCGGGTGCTGCTGGACACGTGGTACGTCATCAAGCCGGGCAACACCAAGGAGAAGATCGCCTTCTTCGTGGCACAccagtgcagcagcagccgcGCAAGCACCATGAAGGTCAAAGGCCACTGGGGCAGCGACAGCTCCAAAGCCAAGCGCCGGCGCCGCTCCCACGACCCCAGCAAGGCCAAGGCCACTGAGGCCACGTGCCCGGAGCCGCCGCCACCACCGCCGCCTCCCGAGCCCGGCACCGCTGACACCGACCTGCTCTCGGTGGCCGAGATGGTGGCGCTGGTGGAGCAGCGGGCGGCACTGGCCCTGCAGAGCTGCCCGCGGGCCTGCCCACCCAGCGTGCCCGGCCCCATGGTCTTCGTGGCGTcggagcaggaggcaggcagcgCGGAGCGGCGGGCGGGCACTGACTGCCGGCGTGTGGCGGAGGCCGTGGCGCGGCTCGAGTCGCGCGAGCGGGAGCGGCAGAACGGCTGCGGCCCCGGTGAGGTGCGCATCGCCTTCCGCATCTCCAGCACCCGCGACCCCCGTGCTGCCCCGGACCAGGGCGCCGGCGCCCGCCCCAGCTGCATGTTCGTGGGTTGCAGCGCGCCGGCTGCCCGCGCCAAGGACAAGATCACTTGCGACCTCTACCAGCTCATCAGCCCCTCCCGCGATGCACTGCCCACCAACGTGGACTTCCTGCTGGCCGCTGCTGCCGCCTCCCCTAAGGCCGAGGGGCCGCCTGAGGCACCCAGCGGGGATGCAGGCGGGCGCGAAGCCCCGGTGGGGCCCGGCAAGGCGGAGCTGGGCGTGGGTGAGAAATCGGTGGGCCGGGACTGCATGGCCGGCTTCCACGTGGACGTGGTGGTGACAGGCGTGGTGGACGAGTGCGTGTTCTTCGGCAAGGACAGCACCAAGAACATGAAGGAGGAGACCGTGTGCCTAGTGGCGGGACCCGAGGCGCTGGGCGAGGACCCGCCGCCCGGCCAGCTCTTCTTCCTGCACTCGCCTGAGGACACACGGGCGCCTGACGTGGGTGGCACGGACGGGGCCCCGGAGCGCGGCAGCGGTGCCGGTGCCCCCGACTCGGCGCCACCTGGCGACCCCTCGCTGTGCCGCCTCTACCGCCACGTCTCACACGACTTCCTGGAGATCCGCTTCAAGATCCAGCGCCTGCTAGAGCCGCGGCagtacatgctgctgctgcccgagCACGTCATGGTGAAGATCTTCGCCTACCTGCCCACGCGGTCGCTGGCCGCGCTCAAGTGCTCCTGCCACTACTTCAAGTCGCTCATCGAGACCTTCGGCATCCAGGCCACAGACTCGCGCTGGACCCGCGACCCGCTCTACCGTGACGACCCCTGCAAGCAGTGCCGCAAGCGCTACGAGAAGGGCGACGTCTCGCTGTGCCGCTGGCACCCCAAGCCCTACCACCACGACCTGCCTTACGGACGCTCCTACTGGATGTGCTGCCGCCGCCCCGACAAGGAGGCGCCCGGCTGCCGCGTGGGGCTGCACGACAACCACTGGGTGCAGCCCTGCCTGGCGCGGGACCGGGATCGGGACCGTGGGGGCGGGCACCGCGAGGATGCCAGGTGa
- the QPCTL gene encoding glutaminyl-peptide cyclotransferase-like protein gives MRKGSRRARAGGPDPGPAPSRRRLALLLPLALALGLAGLALLWAPGGDPHRDRPLPPAAPPAPAPRSVPSAELRRVAALVDLQRLWTDFLMPMLVERTPGSPGSRRVRQHIVDSLRARAAGWHVELDAFEARTPRGRLPFTNVVATLDAGAGQRLALACHYDSKVLAPDARGRRFVGATDSALPCALLLELAAALDRDLQRSKEQGAGVTLQLLFLDGEEAFGAWSDSDSLYGARHLAQHMATAPLRPGARTTQLQAITLFVLLDLLGAPEPSIHSHFAQTAAWFERLVAAEKRLHRLGLLRAHPREQLYFLPGAPHGPVEDDHVPFLRRGVPVLHLVPTPFPAVWHTLEDTADNLHPPTVENLARILAAFLAEYLRL, from the exons ATGCGGAAAGGTTCACGCCGGGCCCGGGCTGGCGGGCCCGATCCGGGCCCCGCGCCGTCCCGGCGCCGCCtcgcgctgctgctgccgctggcacTGGCGCTGGGGCTGGCGGGGCTCGCGCTGCTCTGGGCGCCCGGCGGGGACCCGCACCGGGACCGCCCGCTGCCGCCCGCCGCCCCG ccggccccggccccgcggagCGTGCCCAGCGCAGAGCTGCGGCGCGTGGCCGCCCTCGTGGACCTGCAGCGCCTCTGGACGGACTTCCTGATGCCAATGCTGGTGGAGCGCACCCCGGGCAGCCCCGGCAGCCGGCGCGTGCGGCAG cacatTGTGGACAGCCTGCGGGCGCGGGCGGCCGGGTGGCACGTGGAGCTGGACGCTTTTGAGGCGCGCACGCCGCGCGGCCGCCTGCCCTTCACCAACGTGGTGGCCACGCTGGACGCAGGCGCGGGGCAGCGCCTGGCCCTGGCCTGCCACTACGACTCCAAGGTGCTGGCGCCGGACGCCCGCGGCCGCCGCTTCGTGGGCGCCACCGACTCGGCGCTGCCCTGCGCCCTCCTGCTGGAGCTGGCGGCCGCCCTGGACCGGGACCTGCagcgcagcaaggagcag GGTGCGGGGGTGACgctgcagctgctgttcctgGACGGCGAGGAGGCCTTCGGGGCCTGGAGCGACAGCGACTCGCTCTACGGCGCCCGGCACCTGGCGCAGCACATGGCCACGGCCCCGCTGCGCCCCGGCGCCCGCACCACCCAGCTGCAGGCCATT ACCCTCTTTGTGCTGCTGGACCTGCTGGGCGCCCCCGAGCCCTCCATCCACAGCCACTTCGCCCAGACGGCCGCCTGGTTCGAGCGCCTCGTGGCCGCCG AGAAGCGGCTGCACCGCCTGGGGCTGCTGCGCGCCCACCCGCGGGAGCAGCTCTACTTCCTGCCCGGCGCGCCCCACGGGCCCGTGGAGGACGACCACGTCCCCTTCCTGCGCCGAG GCGTGCCCGTGCTGCACCTCGTGCCCACGCCCTTCCCCGCCGTCTGGCACACGCTCGAGGACACGGCCGACAACCTGCACCCGCCCACGGTGGAGAACCTGGCCCGCATCCTCGCCGCCTTCCTGGCCGAGTACCTGCGCCTCTGA
- the GIPR gene encoding gastric inhibitory polypeptide receptor isoform X2 gives MWLAVALALLWAALMEAGGVERSAADTVVAWREYRQECERRLRDQPPALGLVCNRTFDMYACWDDATPNTTARVPCPWYLPWHHHVRDGSVLRRCGPDGRWVAEPGGPPWHDNAQCEAPAPELPLQAAPLHPQPHPRAALRLLRAPRRCRPGPRRAAAAPPRAPPAAPGRPPRAAGPGRGQLPPGAGADPVRGGRQPLLAAGRGAAPPRAAGAAGHRGRPPARLPAAGLGDPGAVRGPLGRGAVPLREHAVLGADRQPRALVDRALPPPAGRAGELRAVRAHPAGARGQAAGAARALPRLQAAAGPLDADAGAAARQPRAAVRAPARGAARGPALRAPLPAPLPQLLPGAARQRPLLLPQQGGAGRAAAAVAAVPAGPEPAAGAGPGPGLQARARLRLRPRPRDPGPAAARGGPGGAGARRRGPARGRALREHLLALAGPLLPAPGRLRASSARPAWGAPCGPGLPVVACIH, from the exons CGGCGGCGGACACGGTGGTGGCGTGGCGAGAGTATCGGCAGGAGTGCGAGCGACGCCTGCGGGACCAGCCCCCGGCCCTGG GGCTCGTGTGCAACCGCACGTTTGATATGTACGCCTGCTGGGACGACGCCACGCCCAACACCACGGCCcgggtgccctgcccctggtacCTGCCCTGGCACCACCACG TGCGGGACGGATCCGTGCTGCGCCGCTGCGGCCCCGACGGGCGCTGGGTCGCGGAGCCGGGGGGGCCGCCCTGGCACGACAACGCGCAGTGCGAAGCCCCCGCCCCCGAGCTGCCCCTGCAG GCGGCTCCGCTGCACCCGCAACCGCATCCACGCGCAGCTCTTCGGCTCCTTCGTGCTCCGCGCCGCTGCCGTCCTGGCCCGCGACGAGCTGCTGCGGCGCCTCCTCGCGCGCCCCCCGCGGCCCCCGGGCGCCCCCCCCGCGCTGCCGGGCCAG GCCGTGGCCAGCTGCCGCCTGGCGCAGGTGCTGACCCAGTACGGGGTGGGCGCcaaccactgctggctgctggccGAGGGGCTGCACCTCCACGCGCTGCTGGCGCTGCGGGGCACCGAGGACGGCCGCCTGCCCGCctacctgctgctgggctggg GGACCCCGGTGCTGTTCGTGGGCCCCTGGGCCGTGGTGCGGTACCTCTACGAGAACACGCA gtgctgggagcGGATCGACAACCGCGCGCACTGGTGGATCGTgcgctgccccctcctgctggccGTGCTG gtgAACTTCGTGCTGTTCGTGCGCATCCTGCGGGTGCTCGGGGCCAAGCTGCGGGCGCCGCACGGGCGCTGCCCCGACTACAAGCTGCG GCTGGCCCGCTCGACGCTGACGCTGGTGCCGCTGCTCGGCAGCCACGAGCTGCTGTTCGCGCTCCTGCCCGAGGCGCCGCGCGGGGCCCTGCGCTTCGCGCGCCTCTTCCTGCACCTCTTCCTCAGCTCCTTCCAG GGGCTGCTCGTCAGCGTCCTCTACTGCTTCCTCAACAAGGAG GTGCAGGCCGAGCTGCggcggcagtggcagcggtgCCAGCTGGGCCGGAGCCTGcagcgggcgcggggccggggccggggctgcaggcACGGGCCAGGCTGCGGCTGCGGCCGCGGCCCCGGGACCCCGGCCCGGCTGCGGCCCGCGGGGGGCCAGGAGGAGCCGGCGCCCGGCGCCGGGGGCCCGCCCGGGGCCGAGCTCTCCGAGAGCACCTGCTAGCGCTGGCcgggcccctgctccctgccccggggCGGCTCCGTGCCTCCTCGGCCAGGCCCGCCTGGGGGGCGCCGTGTGGGCCCGGACTCCCCGTCGTTGCTTGCATTCATTAA
- the GIPR gene encoding gastric inhibitory polypeptide receptor isoform X3, producing MWLAVALALLWAALMEAGGVERSAADTVVAWREYRQECERRLRDQPPALGLVCNRTFDMYACWDDATPNTTARVPCPWYLPWHHHVRDGSVLRRCGPDGRWVAEPGGPPWHDNAQCEAPAPELPLQHQAWLLERGRLVYTAGYSLSLAALLLALLPLLACRRLRCTRNRIHAQLFGSFVLRAAAVLARDELLRRLLARPPRPPGAPPALPGQAVASCRLAQVLTQYGVGANHCWLLAEGLHLHALLALRGTEDGRLPAYLLLGWGTPVLFVGPWAVVRYLYENTQCWERIDNRAHWWIVRCPLLLAVLVNFVLFVRILRVLGAKLRAPHGRCPDYKLRLARSTLTLVPLLGSHELLFALLPEAPRGALRFARLFLHLFLSSFQGLLVSVLYCFLNKEVQAELRRQWQRCQLGRSLQRARGRGRGCRHGPGCGCGRGPGTPARLRPAGGQEEPAPGAGGPPGAELSESTC from the exons CGGCGGCGGACACGGTGGTGGCGTGGCGAGAGTATCGGCAGGAGTGCGAGCGACGCCTGCGGGACCAGCCCCCGGCCCTGG GGCTCGTGTGCAACCGCACGTTTGATATGTACGCCTGCTGGGACGACGCCACGCCCAACACCACGGCCcgggtgccctgcccctggtacCTGCCCTGGCACCACCACG TGCGGGACGGATCCGTGCTGCGCCGCTGCGGCCCCGACGGGCGCTGGGTCGCGGAGCCGGGGGGGCCGCCCTGGCACGACAACGCGCAGTGCGAAGCCCCCGCCCCCGAGCTGCCCCTGCAG caCCAGGCCTGGCTGCTGGAGCGCGGGCGCCTCGTCTACACCGCGGGCTACTCGCTGTCTCTGGCCGCGCTGCTCCTGGCGCTGCTGCCGCTGCTCGCCTGCAG GCGGCTCCGCTGCACCCGCAACCGCATCCACGCGCAGCTCTTCGGCTCCTTCGTGCTCCGCGCCGCTGCCGTCCTGGCCCGCGACGAGCTGCTGCGGCGCCTCCTCGCGCGCCCCCCGCGGCCCCCGGGCGCCCCCCCCGCGCTGCCGGGCCAG GCCGTGGCCAGCTGCCGCCTGGCGCAGGTGCTGACCCAGTACGGGGTGGGCGCcaaccactgctggctgctggccGAGGGGCTGCACCTCCACGCGCTGCTGGCGCTGCGGGGCACCGAGGACGGCCGCCTGCCCGCctacctgctgctgggctggg GGACCCCGGTGCTGTTCGTGGGCCCCTGGGCCGTGGTGCGGTACCTCTACGAGAACACGCA gtgctgggagcGGATCGACAACCGCGCGCACTGGTGGATCGTgcgctgccccctcctgctggccGTGCTG gtgAACTTCGTGCTGTTCGTGCGCATCCTGCGGGTGCTCGGGGCCAAGCTGCGGGCGCCGCACGGGCGCTGCCCCGACTACAAGCTGCG GCTGGCCCGCTCGACGCTGACGCTGGTGCCGCTGCTCGGCAGCCACGAGCTGCTGTTCGCGCTCCTGCCCGAGGCGCCGCGCGGGGCCCTGCGCTTCGCGCGCCTCTTCCTGCACCTCTTCCTCAGCTCCTTCCAG GGGCTGCTCGTCAGCGTCCTCTACTGCTTCCTCAACAAGGAG GTGCAGGCCGAGCTGCggcggcagtggcagcggtgCCAGCTGGGCCGGAGCCTGcagcgggcgcggggccggggccggggctgcaggcACGGGCCAGGCTGCGGCTGCGGCCGCGGCCCCGGGACCCCGGCCCGGCTGCGGCCCGCGGGGGGCCAGGAGGAGCCGGCGCCCGGCGCCGGGGGCCCGCCCGGGGCCGAGCTCTCCGAGAGCACCTGCTAG